A part of Primulina eburnea isolate SZY01 chromosome 10, ASM2296580v1, whole genome shotgun sequence genomic DNA contains:
- the LOC140803927 gene encoding bidirectional sugar transporter SWEET14-like — protein MNNLVFTFGLLGNIVSFMVFLAPVPTFHKIYKKKSTEGFQCVPYVVGLFSAMLWIYYAFFKPDTTLLITINSVGCVIQTVYICLYIFYAPKLAKIQAVKLLLLVNIVGFGLIVLLTHFLTNDLNRDNVVGWICLVFSLCVFVAPLSVVRQVIRTKSVEFMPFFLSFFLTLSAVMWFFYGLLRKDYNIAIPNVLGLSFGVLQMILYITYKNAKKVAMQNVEIQTQNQMKGQEEHKIPVELKDQVIDVAKLSAKLCPDITPGVVPPCHAGDIVLNLDGEKIPAKK, from the exons ATGAATAACTTGGTTTTTACTTTTGGCCTTCTTG GCAACATTGTCTCCTTCATGGTTTTCCTCGCACCTGT GCCaacatttcataaaatttaCAAGAAAAAATCAACTGAAGGGTTCCAATGTGTGCCTTATGTGGTAGGATTATTCAGTGCCATGCTATGGATATATTATGCATTTTTTAAGCCAGACACAACTCTTCTTATTACCATCAACTCCGTCGGCTGCGTCATCCAAACCGTTTACATTTGTCTCTACATATTTTACGCACCAAAACTAGCAAAG ATACAAGCAGTGAAGCTTCTTCTGCTAGTAAACATCGTTGGTTTCGGTCTGATCGTGCTACTAACTCATTTTCTAACAAATGATTTGAATCGTGACAATGTTGTTGGATGGATTTGTCTGGTGTTCTCGTTATGCGTATTCGTCGCTCCTTTATCTGTTGTT AGACAAGTTATACGTACCAAAAGTGTGGAGTTCATGCCATTTTTTCTGTCATTTTTCCTCACACTGAGTGCTGTTATGTGGTTCTTCTACGGCTTACTGCGCAAAGATTATAACATTGCT ATTCCTAATGTTCTGGGACTCAGCTTTGGAGTGCTCCAAATGATACTTTACATAACATACAAGAACGCCAAGAAAGTGGCGATGCAAAATGTAGAAATACAAACACAAAACCAGATGAAAGGACAGGAAGAACACAAAATTCCAGTTGAGTTAAAAGACCAGGTCATCGACGTCGCGAAACTGAGTGCGAAGCTTTGCCCTGACATAACTCCGGGGGTGGTGCCGCCCTGTCATGCCGGTGATATTGTGCTTAATTTGGACGGAGAGAAAATTCCGGCCAAGAAATAA